In the genome of Nitrospinota bacterium, one region contains:
- the fliD gene encoding flagellar filament capping protein FliD, which yields MGLSVITSSQSQGYYSLAPATPARQGVIPSAGQASVQGSLTLTGGEKAVTQQFWSARRNVPGVDMTLNSPLNALNVQDVAATLEGGRHGTAFDYKLQFGSRFLAEQGRQLGNIYSTLLTLRANAGGIQNSAAYNIKKAQSPDSAVVSAAAGQNAPVGGYAVTVTRLARREQLASTPATDPGAALGLSGTFKLNGWQSAVAPSDSLISIRDKINHGEDANHNGKLDYPADVNGDGTLQTFTAPGTWDGRQYIPSFYLDENLVGQGSLSPDEDTNGNRRLDGVPAQTGVFATVAGGQLVLESMNGGNIDLRMEDPNRILEAIGIIARNPENNATAPNFLNAQSAPPRTSEFSVNGHSNTAASNVVTNGVGGLTLTLNGTGSATVNVTADPAAALTPITAFSDSFNQALDLLNTAIYSGGALAENTRLQDIYTDTVRSFLTPPPDPVGGFGSVADVGVGVQNEPPRIAQLALDQLPAMQDRGSLPGTGPQSMLSETRHVNVSGRDDFKITLDAAAMGKELARNNSGVKEIMALGAGRLQQKLDRHLQPEYGTIRLQQEVMAYYASNQRMVENLMAQSAQVPATELKIQRQNLLFTSLAGQKNSFSAVG from the coding sequence ATGGGGCTGAGCGTTATCACCTCGTCGCAAAGCCAGGGCTATTACAGTCTGGCTCCGGCCACTCCGGCGCGGCAGGGGGTTATCCCCTCGGCCGGCCAAGCCTCCGTGCAGGGAAGCCTCACCCTTACCGGCGGCGAAAAAGCGGTGACGCAGCAGTTTTGGTCCGCCCGCCGCAACGTGCCGGGGGTGGATATGACGCTGAACAGTCCGCTCAACGCGCTCAACGTGCAGGACGTAGCCGCCACGCTGGAGGGGGGGCGGCACGGCACCGCGTTTGACTACAAACTTCAGTTCGGCAGCCGCTTTCTCGCCGAGCAGGGGCGGCAGTTGGGCAACATTTATTCCACACTGCTTACGTTGCGCGCCAATGCCGGCGGCATCCAGAACTCCGCCGCGTACAACATCAAAAAAGCGCAAAGCCCGGATAGCGCCGTTGTATCCGCCGCGGCGGGGCAAAACGCCCCCGTCGGCGGCTACGCCGTGACGGTTACCCGGCTGGCGCGGCGGGAGCAACTTGCTTCCACCCCGGCAACCGATCCCGGCGCCGCGTTGGGGCTTTCCGGCACGTTCAAGCTGAACGGCTGGCAGAGCGCGGTTGCCCCGTCCGACAGCCTTATCAGCATCCGCGACAAGATCAACCACGGTGAAGATGCCAACCACAACGGAAAGCTGGATTACCCGGCCGACGTAAACGGCGACGGCACGCTGCAAACCTTCACCGCCCCCGGCACGTGGGACGGGCGGCAATACATCCCTTCGTTTTATCTGGATGAAAATCTGGTGGGGCAGGGGAGCCTTTCCCCCGATGAGGACACCAACGGCAACAGGCGGCTTGACGGCGTTCCGGCGCAGACCGGCGTGTTTGCCACCGTGGCCGGGGGGCAGTTGGTGCTGGAAAGCATGAACGGCGGCAATATCGATTTGCGGATGGAAGACCCGAACAGAATACTGGAGGCCATCGGCATCATCGCCCGCAACCCGGAAAACAACGCCACCGCGCCGAATTTTCTCAACGCGCAATCGGCGCCGCCGCGGACCTCCGAGTTTTCGGTGAACGGCCACTCCAACACCGCCGCGTCCAATGTCGTCACCAACGGCGTGGGGGGACTCACGCTCACCCTGAACGGCACGGGGAGCGCCACCGTGAACGTGACCGCCGATCCCGCCGCCGCGCTCACCCCCATCACGGCCTTTAGCGACAGTTTTAATCAGGCGCTCGATCTGCTCAATACGGCCATCTACTCGGGCGGCGCTCTGGCCGAAAACACGCGCTTGCAGGATATTTATACCGATACGGTCCGGTCTTTTCTCACGCCGCCCCCCGATCCGGTGGGCGGCTTCGGCTCGGTGGCCGATGTGGGCGTCGGGGTGCAAAACGAACCGCCCCGGATCGCGCAGCTTGCGCTGGATCAATTGCCGGCCATGCAAGACCGCGGTTCCCTGCCCGGCACGGGGCCGCAATCGATGCTTTCCGAAACGCGGCATGTGAACGTGAGCGGCCGGGACGATTTCAAAATAACGCTGGATGCCGCGGCGATGGGCAAAGAACTGGCGCGCAACAACAGCGGCGTGAAAGAGATCATGGCGCTGGGCGCCGGCCGCCTGCAACAAAAGCTGGACCGCCATTTGCAGCCCGAATACGGTACAATCAGGCTGCAACAGGAGGTTATGGCCTACTATGCAAGCAACCAGCGGATGGTGGAGAACCTGATGGCCCAAAGCGCGCAGGTACCCGCCACCGAGCTTAAAATTCAACGGCAAAACCTGTTGTTCACATCGCTTGCCGGACAAAAAAACAGCTTTAGCGCCGTGGGGTAG
- a CDS encoding dTDP-4-dehydrorhamnose 3,5-epimerase family protein, with translation MIYQVNTKQLKMVPDERGRLMEILRCDDPFYQKFGQAYVTFVYPGVVKAWHFHKVQTDHFACLKGMIKLVLYDGRPGSPTKGEINQFFIGEHNNLLVSIPPHIQHGFKGISETEAMVLNIPTEPYNATEPDEFRLDAHDPSIPYEWARKDG, from the coding sequence GTGATTTATCAGGTCAATACCAAGCAGCTGAAGATGGTGCCGGACGAGCGGGGGCGGCTCATGGAAATCCTCCGGTGCGACGATCCTTTCTACCAGAAATTCGGCCAGGCCTACGTTACTTTCGTCTATCCCGGCGTGGTCAAGGCGTGGCATTTTCACAAAGTGCAGACCGACCACTTCGCCTGCCTGAAGGGGATGATAAAGCTGGTGCTGTACGACGGCCGCCCCGGCAGCCCCACCAAAGGCGAGATAAACCAGTTCTTCATCGGTGAGCACAACAACCTGCTGGTGAGCATTCCGCCCCATATCCAGCACGGCTTCAAGGGCATCTCCGAGACCGAAGCGATGGTGCTCAACATCCCGACCGAGCCGTACAACGCCACGGAGCCGGACGAATTCCGGCTGGACGCGCACGACCCCTCCATTCCCTACGAATGGGCGCGCAAGGACGGCTGA
- a CDS encoding ABC transporter permease produces MSEQKKGGYWSVVFRRLLKNAFGMAGLVIVLFLFTVALAAPLLAPHDPSHLDTTNILAAPDAMHWLGTDELGRDVLSRMIHGARISLMVGFIAIGIATVIGVVLGAVAGYYGGAVDEAVMRFVDVMLTIPTFFLILAVIAFLEPDIVNVMIVIGVTGWMSVARLVRAEFLSLKEQDFVVAARSIGQRDARIIFRHILPNAMAPVLVSATLGVAGAILTESMLSFLGIGVQPPTPSWGSILTEGKNYIEFAWWLSVFPGLAILVTVLGYNLLGEALRDSLDTRLN; encoded by the coding sequence ATGAGTGAACAAAAAAAAGGGGGGTATTGGAGCGTCGTCTTCCGGCGGCTGCTTAAAAACGCCTTTGGCATGGCGGGGCTGGTCATCGTGTTGTTCCTTTTCACGGTGGCGCTGGCCGCGCCTTTGCTGGCTCCGCACGATCCTTCGCACCTGGATACCACCAATATCCTCGCGGCCCCCGATGCCATGCACTGGCTTGGCACCGACGAGTTGGGGCGCGATGTGTTATCCCGCATGATACATGGCGCGCGGATTTCGTTGATGGTCGGTTTCATCGCCATCGGCATCGCCACGGTGATCGGCGTGGTGCTGGGGGCGGTCGCCGGTTATTACGGCGGCGCGGTGGACGAGGCGGTGATGCGTTTCGTCGATGTGATGCTCACCATCCCGACCTTTTTTCTAATCCTCGCCGTGATCGCCTTTCTTGAACCCGATATTGTCAACGTAATGATCGTTATCGGCGTCACCGGCTGGATGAGCGTGGCCCGGCTGGTGCGGGCGGAGTTCCTTTCCCTCAAGGAGCAGGATTTCGTGGTGGCCGCGCGCTCCATCGGCCAGCGCGATGCCCGCATCATCTTCCGCCATATTCTGCCAAACGCGATGGCTCCGGTTCTGGTCTCGGCCACCTTGGGAGTGGCGGGGGCCATTTTGACCGAATCGATGCTTTCGTTCCTGGGGATAGGCGTACAGCCCCCCACGCCGAGCTGGGGGAGCATCCTCACCGAAGGGAAAAACTATATAGAGTTTGCCTGGTGGCTGTCGGTATTCCCCGGCCTTGCCATACTGGTGACGGTGCTGGGATATAACCTGCTGGGCGAAGCGTTGCGCGATTCGCTCGACACCCGCCTGAACTAA
- the rfbB gene encoding dTDP-glucose 4,6-dehydratase, whose translation MKLLVTGGAGFIGSNFVRYFMGRHESAVVTLDALTYAGNLANLEPVLKNHRHTFIKGDICDPAAVDMAMAGADAVVHFAAESHVDRSIENAGVFLQTNVLGTGVLLEAARRHNISKFVHVSTDEVYGSIAEGYFTEASNLHPNSPYAASKASSDLLALSYHATFGLPVVVTRCSNNFGPYQFPEKLIPLFITNALEDKPLPIYGDGLYVRDWIYVDDHCAAVEKVLFAGKEGEVYNIGGTKDRTNLSITDLILQKLGKPQSLKKNVQDRPGHDRRYAIDSAKIEAELGWKPAFHFDEAMEKTIAWYLKNRGWWGAIKSGEYRAYYEKHYTRRLAES comes from the coding sequence GTGAAACTGCTGGTCACCGGCGGCGCCGGGTTCATCGGGTCGAACTTCGTCCGCTATTTCATGGGGCGGCACGAAAGCGCCGTGGTGACGCTGGACGCGCTCACCTACGCCGGAAACCTCGCCAACCTGGAACCCGTCCTCAAAAACCACCGCCACACGTTCATCAAGGGGGATATTTGCGACCCGGCGGCGGTTGACATGGCGATGGCGGGGGCCGACGCGGTGGTTCATTTTGCGGCCGAATCGCACGTCGACCGGAGCATTGAAAACGCCGGCGTTTTTCTTCAGACCAACGTGCTGGGCACCGGCGTTCTGCTGGAGGCGGCGCGGCGGCACAACATAAGCAAATTCGTGCACGTTTCCACCGATGAAGTATACGGCTCCATCGCGGAGGGGTATTTTACCGAGGCGAGCAACCTGCACCCCAACTCGCCGTACGCCGCCAGCAAGGCATCGTCCGATCTTTTGGCGCTTTCGTATCACGCCACGTTCGGCCTGCCGGTCGTTGTCACCCGCTGCTCCAATAATTTCGGGCCGTACCAGTTCCCCGAAAAGCTGATACCGCTCTTCATCACCAACGCGCTGGAGGATAAGCCGCTGCCGATCTACGGCGACGGCCTCTATGTGCGCGACTGGATTTATGTGGACGACCATTGCGCCGCCGTGGAGAAGGTTCTCTTCGCGGGCAAGGAAGGGGAGGTCTACAACATCGGCGGGACGAAAGACCGCACCAACCTCTCCATTACCGACCTCATTCTGCAAAAGCTGGGCAAGCCGCAGAGCCTCAAGAAGAATGTGCAGGACCGCCCCGGCCACGACCGGCGCTACGCCATCGACAGCGCGAAGATCGAGGCGGAGCTTGGCTGGAAGCCGGCCTTCCATTTCGACGAGGCGATGGAAAAGACCATCGCGTGGTACCTCAAAAACCGGGGATGGTGGGGCGCGATCAAAAGCGGCGAGTACCGCGCCTACTACGAAAAGCATTACACCCGCCGCCTCGCGGAATCGTAA
- the rfbD gene encoding dTDP-4-dehydrorhamnose reductase, producing the protein MRIAVTGAAGGLGVSLMALLSGRENTEALPITRKEADLADTAAVKEAIRRLKPGVVVHCAALTAVDRCESAKDLAWQINVEGTRAVADAARGVGARLVYVSTDYVFDGAKNGPYAPDDAPHPLNVYGVTKREGEKIALDTPGGLVVRSSWLFSRGGKSFVRTVLDLAAKQPEIKMVNDQVGAPTYSKDLAAAILLCIEKNAAGILHVANAGACTWYEYAKKILALKGVSGVAVAPITSDELGRPARRPKNSRLDCSAYAALAGRPLRPWDEALEEMLETLR; encoded by the coding sequence GTGCGGATCGCGGTGACCGGCGCGGCGGGGGGGCTGGGCGTCTCGTTGATGGCGCTGCTTTCCGGGCGCGAAAATACCGAAGCGCTCCCCATTACGCGCAAAGAGGCCGATCTGGCCGACACCGCCGCCGTGAAAGAGGCCATCCGCCGCCTCAAGCCCGGCGTGGTGGTGCATTGCGCCGCGCTGACCGCCGTCGACCGGTGCGAATCGGCCAAAGACCTTGCGTGGCAAATCAACGTGGAGGGAACCCGCGCCGTGGCGGATGCCGCGCGCGGCGTGGGGGCGCGCCTTGTTTACGTATCCACCGATTATGTTTTCGACGGCGCGAAGAACGGCCCCTATGCGCCGGACGACGCGCCGCATCCGCTCAACGTCTACGGCGTCACCAAACGGGAAGGGGAGAAGATCGCCCTCGATACCCCCGGCGGATTGGTGGTGCGCTCTTCGTGGCTCTTCTCGCGCGGGGGGAAAAGCTTCGTCCGCACCGTGCTGGATCTGGCGGCCAAACAGCCCGAAATAAAAATGGTGAACGACCAGGTTGGCGCGCCGACGTACAGCAAAGACCTCGCCGCCGCGATACTGCTCTGCATCGAAAAAAACGCCGCGGGCATTTTGCATGTGGCAAACGCCGGGGCATGCACATGGTACGAATACGCGAAAAAGATTTTGGCGCTCAAGGGGGTTTCCGGCGTGGCGGTGGCGCCGATCACCAGCGATGAGCTGGGCCGCCCCGCGCGCCGCCCGAAAAACAGCCGGCTTGATTGCTCGGCTTACGCGGCGCTGGCCGGCCGCCCGTTGCGCCCGTGGGACGAGGCGCTCGAAGAGATGCTCGAAACGCTGAGGTAA
- the rfbA gene encoding glucose-1-phosphate thymidylyltransferase RfbA, with amino-acid sequence MKGIILAGGTGSRLYPATQVISKQLLPIYNKPMIYYPLSTLMLAGIREVLVISTPADLPQYRALLGDGSRFGLAISYAEQPRPEGLAQAFIIGEGFLAGGPAALILGDNVFYGHGFGEQVKKAKEENRGATVFGYYVKNPQRYGVVEFGDGGKVLSIEEKPEKPKSNYAVVGLYFYDKDVADIAREIKPSPRGELEITDLHAAYLKRGRLKVELMGRGVAWLDTGTHESLLMASNFIEAIEQRQGLMVACLEEIAYTQKYIDADAVLRQAARYKNTDYGKYLEALVKQGL; translated from the coding sequence ATGAAGGGTATCATTCTCGCGGGGGGAACCGGGTCGCGGCTTTATCCCGCCACGCAGGTCATCAGCAAGCAGTTACTGCCGATTTACAACAAGCCGATGATCTACTATCCGCTCTCCACGCTGATGCTGGCGGGGATACGCGAAGTGCTGGTCATCTCCACTCCCGCCGACTTGCCGCAGTACCGCGCGTTGCTGGGGGATGGCTCCCGGTTCGGCCTCGCCATCTCATACGCCGAGCAGCCCCGTCCCGAGGGATTGGCGCAGGCGTTCATCATCGGCGAGGGGTTTTTGGCCGGCGGCCCGGCGGCGCTTATTTTGGGCGACAACGTTTTCTACGGTCATGGTTTTGGCGAACAGGTGAAAAAGGCGAAAGAGGAAAACCGCGGCGCCACCGTTTTCGGCTATTACGTGAAGAACCCGCAACGCTACGGCGTGGTGGAATTCGGCGATGGCGGCAAAGTGCTCTCCATCGAGGAAAAGCCCGAGAAGCCGAAAAGCAACTACGCGGTGGTCGGCCTCTATTTCTACGATAAGGATGTGGCCGACATCGCGCGCGAAATAAAGCCGAGTCCGCGCGGCGAACTGGAGATCACCGACTTGCACGCCGCCTATCTCAAACGGGGGCGGCTGAAGGTGGAACTGATGGGGCGCGGCGTGGCATGGCTCGATACCGGCACGCACGAATCGCTGCTGATGGCGAGCAACTTCATCGAGGCTATTGAGCAGCGGCAGGGGCTGATGGTCGCCTGCCTGGAGGAGATCGCCTACACGCAGAAGTATATCGACGCCGATGCCGTGCTGCGGCAGGCGGCCCGCTACAAAAATACCGATTACGGCAAATACCTCGAAGCACTCGTCAAACAGGGCTTGTAA